CGCTGGAATGAAGATCCTGCGCGATGTCGTGGCCGCTGTTGCCGGTGCCGATGACGATGGCGCGCTTGCCGGTCCAGTTCTCGCCGTCCTCGTAGCGGCTGGAATGCAGCAGCGTGCCCCTGAAATTATCGAGGGTCGGAATGTCAGGGATATTGGCGATGCCGCTGACGCCGGTCGCCGTGATCACGTGGCGTGGATGCATGGTGCGCTTGCTGCCATCGGCGCGCCGCAGCGTCACCGTCCAGTGGCCCTCCGGCTCGTCATAGGCGCCGCCCTCGAATTCGGTGGCGGTCCAGAAATTCAGCTCCATCGCATCGACGTAAGCTTCGAACCAGTTGGCAAGCTTGTCCTTGGGGATATAGACCGGCCAGTTCGGCGGGAACGGCATGTAGGGCATATGATTGACCTGCACCTGATTGTGCAGGGTCAGCGCGTGATAGCGCTTGCGCCAATTGTCGCCGATGCGCGACCCGCGATCGACGATCAGCGTGTCGATCTTGAGCTGCTTCAGCCGTGCCGCGATCGCAAGCCCGGCCTGGCCGCCGCCGACCACCAGCACGGTCGGATCGCGGTCCGCATAGTCGCGCGAGGCGTTGCGCTGGTCGAGCCAGTTCGGTCCGCGAAAATCGCGCGAATAGGCCTGGCCGCGCGGCCGTGAGGTGCCGAGCTGTTCCTCAAATCCCCTGAGCTCGTCGAGCGCGGTGAGCAGCGTCCACGCCTTCAGGCGATCGCCGTCGGAGGCATCGAGCACGAGCCGCACGATGCCGCTGCCGCGGCCGAGCGCGGTCTCGAAATTGAAGATGGCTTCGATGTTGTTGGTGCCGGCGCGCATCACCCAGCGCGGCGCCGCGCGGTTCGGCGCGATTTTGAAGTTGCTGGGAGCCGCCTTGGCCGCGAGCACGGTCAGAGATTGCGCAACTGCATCGCGTCCAGCGATCGTCTGCAGGTTCCAGCTCAGCGCCAGCACATCGCGCCAGAAACACTCGGCAACGAAGAAGCGGTCGAGCGCTCCGCGATCCGGCGTTCCCAGCGTGCGCTCGAATTCGTCGAGCCAGGCTTGCGCGGAGGCAG
This is a stretch of genomic DNA from Bradyrhizobium sp. CB2312. It encodes these proteins:
- a CDS encoding NAD(P)/FAD-dependent oxidoreductase is translated as MLDRTKDIAASAQAWLDEFERTLGTPDRGALDRFFVAECFWRDVLALSWNLQTIAGRDAVAQSLTVLAAKAAPSNFKIAPNRAAPRWVMRAGTNNIEAIFNFETALGRGSGIVRLVLDASDGDRLKAWTLLTALDELRGFEEQLGTSRPRGQAYSRDFRGPNWLDQRNASRDYADRDPTVLVVGGGQAGLAIAARLKQLKIDTLIVDRGSRIGDNWRKRYHALTLHNQVQVNHMPYMPFPPNWPVYIPKDKLANWFEAYVDAMELNFWTATEFEGGAYDEPEGHWTVTLRRADGSKRTMHPRHVITATGVSGIANIPDIPTLDNFRGTLLHSSRYEDGENWTGKRAIVIGTGNSGHDIAQDLHSSGADVTLVQRSPTLVTNIEPSAQLAYATYNEGTLEDNDLIAASMPTPLAKKTHVMLTEQSKRLDKELLDGLARVGFKLDFGEAGTGWQFKYLTRGGGYYFNVGCSNLIVEGAIKLKQFDDIEGFTAGGAQLKDGTMIAADLIVLSTGYKPQEYLVQKLFGDAVADRVGPVWGFGDGFELRNMYARTKQPGLWFIAGSLAQCRINSKFLALQIKAIEEGILAREVGTA